agaggcactgggtggctcagttggttgggcatctgacttcagctcaggtcatgatctcatggttcgtgagttcgaaccccacgtcgggctgtgccgacagctcagagccgggagcctgctttggattctgtgcctccctcttgctctgcctcttcgctgcttgcactctctctgtctctctctctctcaaaaataattaaaacatttaaaaaaaacaacaaaaataaaatgttacattcaGTTCCTACTGTGACCTAGCCCACGCTAATTCCCAAAATGACTTGATGTTTACCTTGAGCTCCATCTGGTGGTTTTACAGCAATTCTCTGGAAAACACGAGTTAAATAAATGACAGATTATAAAAAAGATTAGCTAATCATCTAAAGGATTAAGGGACCGTGCTATACTTAGTTGATGCCCTTTATGACTAAAGCAAGAAGTGACTGTACTCCTGCACTCTTTTTGGAACCTCGGTCTAAATTTCTCGCCACACTTTAGAGGTGGGAACAATCTTGCTGGAGGTGCAGCTCAGGATGCCTTAGAAGCCCCAGTCATACCTGAGTGCCAAACCCTTTCTAACAGCCACCTTTCACCGGTGGTGTTTTGGTTTCTTATCGTTAACTTTTAAGCTAAATTCTGAAGAGACAAATTTCATTGACCGGACAAACTGAAGTGAACATCCTGACGTCGAGAGGCCCTGGATGAGAGCTCTAAGCTCCTACCACTGGAGTCAAATTAGAAGTCATCAGCcgcagaaaacatgaacatatCCCTGACATTGGCCTCTGACCTCAACTTAAAGAAAACCCAGCTCTAAAATACTTGACCATGGTGTTAAATTTTATATAAGCACTAAGTGTGCAACATCAGTGATGCAGTCAATTGCTATGATGGAATGAAAGGTAaacaacttggggcacctggctggctcagtcgctggagtacacgactcttgatcttggtgctGTAAactcaagccccaagttgggtatagagattacttacaaaaaaaaaaaaaaaaaggtaaatagcTAGTGTATTTAGGCTGATATTGTCAGCGGCTTAATTGGAAAACATTAGCAACTTTTTATTTCAAGgataaacatttatgtatttactttttcctCGTAAACTATTTGTTGTTCCTAACTataccaaaaggcaaaaaggaggaggagatttgaatctttaaaatttaatgacaGGAAAATCTTAAGGTGGTTTTATATACTAGACTTTTCTCAATTTACTCAGTGATTAGTTAATGGATAATTAACTGAAAGGTTAATGgataatatttaaatacttaaaatacattttctcaaaagAAGCTAATAGAAAATAGTTGGAAaataaagtgtgctcttggttttgggggtagattcccgcaGTTCATTGCTTActtgcaacacccagtgctcatcccaacacaaTAGATTTCACTTTTAACTTGGTTTTCCTCGGAAGCTAACAGCCTCTTCAGAGTAGAGGCTCATAAACTTCCTAAGTCTCCCTCCCCGTGTCACCAGCACCTGGAAAAGttcccagcacatagtaggcactcaataaatatttgttgttccaGTGAACATGTAAGGATGGTCAAGAGGACTACTGTAAAATTCCAGAGGGAATACAAAGTTTAAATTGcttaactaggggcacctgggtggctcagtcagttaagcatctgactttggctcaggtcatatctcacgattcatgggtttgagccccgaattgagctctgtggtgacagctcagagcctacagcctgctttggattctgttgtcttcctctccctctgcccctcccctgcttgcactctgtctctctctcaaaaaatatatataaacattaaaaacagtaaaaaatatatataaacattaaaaacagtaattaaaaaatgGCATCAATTGTCAGAGCAACCATCAAtataatgcagtttttttttaactcaatataggggcacctgggtggctcagtcggctgagtgtccaacttcggctcaggtcacgatctcacagttccgtgggttcaagccttccattgggctctgtgctgacagctcggagcctggagcctgcttcggattctgtcttcctctccctctgcccctcccctgcttgtattctgtctctctcaaaaataaacattaaaaaaaaaaataaactgcttaactaaaagtaaacttaaaagaagagtaaaattaGTAAACTGTAGCAAAACAGACTTcacaaaaatgatttcatttaccAGGATTTCCAACAGTAGAGCCTTCAGAACAATAGTTTGAAAGAGTCAAAGTTAAATAGGTTTCTTTGTTAGATCTCTGCAAGACCATACTAAGGTAAACACTGTTTGTGAATGTCCAGGTATGTGGTAGTTCCCAAACTGATGTgactatgaaatatatttttcaccaCACATGTagaaaaactgatttaaaaaaatgttttaatgtttgtttatttttgagagggagaaacggagtatgagtgggggaggggcagagagagagggagacacagaatcggaaacaggctccaggctctgagctgtcagcacagagtccaacgcagggctcgaactcaaaaactgtgagatcatgacctgagccgaagttggacacttaaccggctgagccacccaggcacccccagaaaaacTGATTCTAAGAAACACAGTGTGAGGAATGTTGTGTTATATTAGGctacataatataaaaactgaCATTAACTAGTTCCCAGGTTGTTCTATCTCCTAAAAAGATGGAGGCTACTAATTTGTAGATGTTAATATTCTACCTaaaaacttaagatttttttaacaatttaattgcAGATGGTCTTCTCTCCTACTAGAAAATCTTAAGGACACATGAAAGAAAAGCACTTCAAGATCTAGacaaaatatcttttattctgaattaaacaaaatcaaaactctAAACAAGTAGTGCTTATAAGATCCACTGACATATTTTTAGTTGTGTAAGTTTTCTTTAAACCTGAATTAGCTGAAATGTGTCAGTATAAtatcttcttttatctttatggAGACCAAACAATTACAACCACAGTAACACTTAATAGAATTTTGAAGTCTGAGAACCCCTGCACATTGGACAGCATCCAATTAAAATACCAGTGTCGCTTTcatttatcaaagaaaatattttatcaagcTCCCAAAACAAATTTGAGGAGTTAAGTTGGGTTTGAAGAGAAAGGCCAAGTTAAATCTGGAAACACAGTTTTCATTTGGTGAAAGCTGAAATCCACGTACACATTCTAATCGAAGACCTGTCCCATGTaggatttttcaaatttttaaagagtCTACCAGGCCAAACCCTTTGCTGCCTTTActgcttttgctttgcttttccccttccctttttctcGCTTTGCCTTCagccttttcctttgtctctggttCATCCATATGGGGTATTGTCCATGCTGGTCTAGAAgactctttttgtttctcttaataTCAGTCTCCATCTTCATGTCATCTGAATAAAAAACGAAAACTATTAACGCtcatgaataaagaaacaatctTGTGAAAAAGCATGTTAATGCAATGAGAACATCAGAACTGAAAGTGGTCTGagactacaaaagaaaaaaaaatccctttttctaTGGAATGCTCTTTGACTAACACTGAAAACTCCACACAGCGCATTCAATGGACTCAGACATGCTCTCATGGGTTCCTACAACCATGAAAGACATAAAAAGTACTTGTGAGGAACTAGACATGTCTTCTATTTAGTCACTAAGAGACTTTCTGAAGAATGCTGTCATGACTGTCCTTTGCATTAGTAAAAGTTAAACAGCAGTCATTTAGGATGTATGGGTTTGAGTTACTGCAAGAAGGGTAAGTATATGGCTGGGAGCAGAAGTGGGTTACAAGAACATTTCTTAGATTAAGTGCTTTCTTGAGCTAACTAGGACAGTTGAGCCTATTAAGTGTACCCACACTTTTAATGGACAGGCCTTAGAAGTAAATGAACTATGAAGAATGGCTGGCCACTTCTAATGAAGTGTACTCAGAAGAGGCGGAGTAGTAAGCAACAAGCTTGTGACGGGCAGATGACAAAGGAAAATCAGGAtgggggcgcctgcctggctcagtcagtagagcatgcaactctcaatctcaggctcatgtgagttcaagccccacgttgggtgtagaggttacttaaagaaagaaaggaaaaaaaaaagaaaaaaagaaaagaaaaacttggatataaggttgcctggctggctcagttggtaatgCACACaattcttgaccttggggtcctgagtttgagccccatgttgggggtagagtttacttaagaaaaaaaaagtgtattaaaagaaaaaaaaaaagaaagaaaaatgaaagaaagaaaagcctggaTGTACACTGGGGCTGACACTCTTATCCAGATAACACCCAGAGACCAGCAATCTCCCTGACAGGGAGCTCAGTGCAACCATGCTGTGGTACATCTATCACCAACCTTATCTACTGTGAAGGACAGGCCCAGAATGTCCTCCCATGGGAACTTACCAGGGTATACAAGGTCGTGCATGATCACTACCACCTGACACTGTATTAATTCGTTTATCTGGTTTACTTTCAGTCTCCTCCAATACAATGTAAATCCCATCTGGATGGAAGCAATTTCTGATATTCATCATTATTTCCTCagtacctagaatagtgcctTCTGTATACTAGCCATTCAATAACTAGTTTTTGAATGATTGTTTTAGGTGCCCTTCTAGGTTCTGGGGATATGGTGGTCCAAATACACTCCTTGCTGTCATGGAGTTTACAATATTCTGTTGAAGGGAGAATAACAAAGCAAACCGCAGCCTGTGTTAAGTGGCTTTTTTAAGAGAAGCACCAGAACCGCACTAAGAAAGACCCAGTAGGCTCTGATGAGCACACGGAAAGACAATGAGATGTTTTAACGATGTGAATGACAATAATTTGCCTTATTTATTCTAAAAAGAtcatactggggcgcctgagtggctcagtcggttgagcgtctgacttcggcccaggtcatgatctcgcggtttgtgagttcgagccccgtgtcgggctctgtgctgacggctcagagcctggagcttgcttcagattctgtgtctccctctctctccggccttcccccacttgcactctgtgtgtgtgcctctctctccatctcaaaaaaaataaacatttaatcaatcaatcaatcaatcatacTGTTTGATAtgtcaaaaatgaatcaaaagggagtgtctgggtggctcagtcagttgagcatctggctcttgattttggctcagatcctgatcccagggtcctgggatccagTGCCACATCGGTATCCACAATGAACGTGGatcctccttaagattctctctctccctctgcctgtcctcccttgcatgtgctctcctctctcaaattggaaagaaaaaaaaaaatcaaaagggagCAAATGCTGAAGACAGAAGTAAAACAGGCTACCATCTTGGTTCAGGCAAGaaacaataatcattttaaagtgataacatgaaaggaggaggaaaatggaTAGATTCCTGCTGTATTTTGGAGATACTCAAGATGCGCTAATGTTTTAGAggtgagaaataaaggaaaaagggaTCAAGGTGACTACTAGGTTTGTGGCTTAAGTTGAAGGAAACAAAGTAAGGGGAAACACAAACCTGAGGGCAGAGATGAGCAACCACACTGCAACCAGGCAGATTACTAAATGGAAAGACTCCCCCACTCTCAGTTCTATCTCCATTTAGTTCCTGAAATATTCCAAGGAGGGTAGCTGGACACTGCTGCAGGCAGATGAGAGGATCCCTCTCTAAGAATGATGCGAGAAAAGACCTAGGTTCTGACATACATCCTCCACAACAGAACCTTCTAGGTTCAACCCAATCATACTCCAAGTCTAACAGTTGATAAGTCCTCCCCCACACCttgtccccacctcccctgccagCGTCCATTCATCATTTTAGtgctttacttttaaatataaacaacCATTCATTACTAGGCTTTGGAGAAAGCCTTCACTGTGAAAGAGAAAGAcgaaaaataaaggaatgcagggggtggagggaaaaaagaattcaagaaaataGACAAGGCAGAGTAGAtcaaaaattttcaaactatAATGAAAATCCTCAGTGAGATTAGAGAACATATATCCATTAAGAACCTCAGGCTATAacaaagaaagagtaaaagagaaaaaagaactcagaaattaaaaatataatagtaaaaCTAAACaactcaaaataagaaataaacaataaagttaTGAAAATCAGAAAGtattaagagaaaatagaaaacaggagaaaaaactACAGAATACATTAAACAGACTCAAAAGCAAACACTCAAAAAGCAAATAGGCATCTACcatccaaaacatataaggaaCACTTACAATTCAACAAAAGGACAATCCAATTTGAAAGcgtccagactcttgatttcagctcaggtcatgatctcagggtcatgagacaTCAGccccagcatgaagcctgcttaagattctcctccctctccctctgtcccttacCGGCTTGCCAgtgtgaaaacaaaaatgagcaaaggacttgaaaagaTCCTTCTGCAAAGatgatatgcaaatggccaacaagcatatgaaaacatgttcaacagcATTAAATGActgaagaaatgcaaatcaaaaccacaatgcgacACCACTTCACACCCAGTAGGATGAGGCAATtctaaaaagagaaggaaaaaggggaaaatggcTGCCTGATACAGAAAACAGTAAACAGAGTTATCAACCGACCCAGCCAATTCCATCCATAAGTacaaatccaaaagaaatgaaaacatgtattcAAACAAAAATGTGTGTACACGaacgttcacagcagcactattcacaacgGCCAGAAGGTGAAAGAAAGCAACCCAAAATGCCCACCAACcaacgaatggataaacaatgtgTGGTATGTACATAAAACGGTGTATtcttcagccttgaaaaggaagtactgatacatgctacaacatggatggacctcaaaaacattaagctcagtgaaagaagtcagacacaaaaggtcatatGTTACAGGATTtcaattatatgaaatatccagaagaggtaatccatagatacagaaaacacatcagtggttgccagagactcagtgaagggaagaagagggagactgTTTTATGCGTATAAAGTTTCCTTTTacggtgatgaaaatgttttggaaaaagaGGTGATGTTGGACAACATCACCAACGTACTAAATGATACTGAATTCCGCACTTTAAggtagttaattttatgttatgtgaattgtaccttaaagacaaaaaaagagcaaatgggCAGAGGCAGTACATACGAGGAAAAAGAGACAGCAAGTGTTAAGAAGTTTCAAGGAGAGCTGAAATAAAACAGCAGATTGAGAGAAACGGGAGATCAAGGgaaggatttttctttgtttcctagaACATATTTATGCTGTTGAAATGACCCGGTGAAGAAGACAGACTGATAAGCAGGATGCAGGCGTACAGCCCTTGAGAATGCAGAGGATTCAGAACACAAGCGGAGATACGGCCCTTTGAGAGAGTAATATTAGCAAGAGGGAAAACTTCTAGGACTGGAAGGCTGAGGACCACTGCTCTCTTCCTTGACCACTGGACACCACATAAATATACTTCTATTTTAAGAGCCTGAGTATTATGAGTGCTTATTTCAGTTTGCTGCCAAACTGTTATATGAGGATGTGAAAACCAAGGAGTCCTTTCGTGTGCTGAAGCTAGTAATATACATAGCCTCTAACTTTAGACTGTGATTAAGACAGGTACCTAGAATCTGTCAAAATCAAATACAGGAAGCTTTGAtttgttttaggaaaataatataaCGGCATATAACGATTCTTTGAATGGGAACTAGATCTTACAAAGGATAAAATGGAAAACGATCTGCTATCTTGCCTAGTCCCTGACTGAATGATACACTCTTCCAACAAGGATGGGTCTACGTTGTTTGTCAACTCCTGTTATGCTGTATTTCTGACACACGTAGGCTACTGTATAAGCCTAAATACCCTGAATAATCCAAAACATGCCTATTCACATGAAGTGCCTTTAAAATAGTTTAGCATAGAATCTCTAGCAGCACTATAAGCCTTCAAAGAATCAAATGGGCATGGCAGGAGGTTTGTAGGGAAGCATGTGCAGGAAAGAGTGGAGGACAgtcaaaaagggaaaaagagtcaCAAGAGGAAACTGatagaattattattaatttttatttatttattttgagagagagagcggaggaggggcagagagagagagaaacacagagacacagagagacagagagagagacaatcccaagcaggctctgcatgtcagtgcacagcccgatgcagggcttgaactcacaaaccgtaagatcatgacctgagccgaagtcagacgcttagcctagtgagccacccatgcgtccctattattattttttaaacaaagcactTAAACTCACCTTTTTCATCTTGTACCACACATTCAGTTTTCTCTGGACAATGTTTAGTAGGTACCACCACAGTTGCTATCTCTTGAACATCTTTCATTAAAACATCACTATCTATTTTAAGAATACTTTTAAGTCTGCTGAGTTCCTTTGGggcattcttttttctcttttcggCACGCATCTTCCTTTTCCACTTACTCCGTAAGCTTTTAGCCATATTTTACCTGGAAAGCTGAcagaaatacatacacaaaagcaaaaatttacttttaaaaaaagaagggcaaatcCTTGGAAAACCAGGTCAAAAGGTATCTCTACAAAACATGAACAAATGGAAGGTAACACACTTCACTCTGTCCATGATTTATGACAGCATAATGCACAAATTATGGGAGAATCAACATTGCATATACAGCCATTAAATAACAAGAGCACCAAATCAAACTCCCTGTGGTCACTAGCAAACTGTAAGTCAAGCCAATTCTGAAAGCTCCTGGAGTTTCCATACAAGATGCAGAAACTGAATTTCCCCCAAAATGCAAAGAGCATCATCACCTTACATTTATGCAACAACTTacaaattacaaaatgtttttataggTATCTTTTAACTTGACTGCCTCTGAGCTTATAGGACACCTTACCCCAGTCTTCCTCATTATGCTCCCCTCAATTCAAtctacctaatttttttttaactgtttatttatttttgagagagagtaagcatgtgcatgggaggggcagagagagggagacagaggatccctaataggctctgtgctgacagcagagagcctgatgcggggctcaaacccacaaactgtgacatcgtgacaggagccaaaggtggatgcttaaccgactgagccacccaagtgcccttcaaTTTAGCTATTTTAAACTTGTCCATATCCACTCTTGCTGTTCATCTGTTAGCCCCAGCCCTAAATCCTCCAAAAGGCAGTTAGTGTGAGCTTTTAAAAACTTAGAGCTTTCCATAGTCTTTCATGGAATTCTTTAATGATATCCCACCTCATATTCAAGATCTACAAGACTATTTGTGACTTTCAACTCTATTTCAtctcaggctccaagctccaccCCATCCCCAAGTACCAATTACATCGGAGAAAAAGCTCAATCAGTGACAACCCAGGCACAGTATGGGGAGGTGAGagggaatgggaaggaaggaattctAGGTATTATAAAGGGTTAGGAGGAAGGCTTTTGAGAGTGATTTATAACACAATCTTGATTGCACTGATGGAcgtttgtatacatatatcaaaacttacactgggatgcctgggtggctcagtcagttgagcatcgactcttaatttcggctcaggtaatgacctcatggttggtgagttccagtcCCCCTCAGCCGCcatgggctctgggctaacagcgaaagcttgcttgggattctgtctccctctctctctgtcttccccctgctctctctttccctctctcaaataaacagccattaaaaaaaaaaaaaaaaacttatattaCACACTATAAACATGTGCAATTTAACAGATTATACATCAATCAAGCAGTTAAATAAAACGTTAAgacatgattttgaaaaaaaaagaatagaaagaaaaaaaattttcaaactatcTCCACTTTAGCACCTTTACAATTTGCTGCTTCCATGCCTGGGAATGACCTTCCCAAAGCTTGCTCCTTCACGTAAGTACCACAGAAAGGGTTTCTCTGacgacctccccccccccccccgcctcgtaAGCTTCCCTTCTACTCTCCACCACaccatccttttctttccttttaaatacgTATTACATTCtgaaatttagtttattttctgtcaTCCCGGGGACTTCGGGGACCCCGAAGGCAGGCGCTAACTAAATGGGTCTCGTTCACCGGTGGATCCCCCAACGCACGGCgcatttgttgaatggataactAACAGTTAACAGTTTGGGGACCACAACCAGCAACCACAAACTCACGGTCCCCCTGCCTACAACAATCCAAGCCTGCGAGGGGCAAGAACAGAGGAGTTGTGGTAAACAACTTTGAAGGCCCAGGTTAACCCGAGCGAGACTACCGACAAAGGAGGGCTCCACCTCGCACAGAGCACGGGGAAGCCCGAGGGCCACCACCAACACCACAGGAGACTCTCGTTCCTGACAGAGGGCTGCGTCTCGGGCCGGGCTCAACCTTGCCCAGAGAGGGACCGGGCTTGAGATGAGATTCTCTACGGGCGGCAGGTTAGATTCCCAAGTCCCAGACCCCACCGGACCCGGAAAGCAGAGAACTCACCAGGAAAGTCAGAAACTCGCAGATGGCACGCAGACCACGCTGACCGGAAGCCTCCACACTTCCGCCTTCCTGCCGGTGCCCTCCACGCACTCCCAGGAGCCCCGGACGGGCGCGCTGCATGCCGGGAGCCAAGATGCCCCGGAAGGCCTCGAGGGGCGGGGCCTTCTGGAGTCTGGCGCTAACCCACTTCCTCCCTCTGATGGGAGTGCGGTTTTAGGAGCTTGGCTCCTCCCCTGTGGGTTCCCAAGAGGGATTTGGACATTGCGGAAAATCCGGATGGCTGTTGGGGCGCCAGCTAGACCAGTTTCCCGATCGTGACCGGCGTATCTCCGACACGCTGGCACAAACAGTGATCCTGGCCAGGTGACCCTGCCTGCCCGGTAGTGAGCCCAGAGTCTCCCTTTACATCTCAGGTCCCACATCACCATTCACACGATACTCTTGGATTTCCTTAGACTGAATCGTTCCACACACGTGTTCTTCTAGAAGGGAAACTGAAATCTTTATTTGCAGCCCTTACGTTTTCCCATCACGGGTGATGATCTCACGTatgtacacatttgtcaaaacttaccTATTGTACACGTTAAATGCGCGATTTATTGTATGtccattatacctcaattttttttaaccaaaaaccCTCTCCCATCCCAAAGACAAATTCAAAAGGTAAAATGATCATACTGATTCAGTTCAACCAATTTTTACCTGGCTAACAATAATTTAATGTAAACCAGACATAAGTCTTAGGTGATTGTCACAAACaccagtttattattattattattattattattattattattttacatacgCTACTAATAGCATAGGCTTTGGAACCAGACATGTCTTGTGTTGCATTTTTGGTTCCAACACTTCCTTGTGAGTAATAAAAGTAagtatctcagagcctggaatgcCTTATCCATAGACTCCAGCTAATACATACAACCCAGTTGATCCTAGGTAGGTGATACAGAGCTCAACAAATGgtagcttttataattttttacataaTCTCAAACATGCACAGTaccgtttcttttttctttatttattctgagagcgagtgagtgagaggggcagagagggaggagaatcccaagcagggtccgggctttcagcacagagccagaagcagggctcaatctcacaaactgaaatcatgacctgagccgaaatcaagaattggttgctcaaccaaccgagccacccagcggTCCCACAGTACTGTTTCTAAACTGTTATTTCCCAGAGATTTATAacatatgctaaaaaaaaaaccaaaaaaaaaaaaaccaggaaattgtCTTTGACGATGTCTAGTAAATTCATATCTGGTTGCTAGAAAAGGAAAGTTCTAAGAAAATTTGTGTGTaccttctttctttaaatttgtgTCCCCGAAGAAACCCTGCAACATATGGAAAGTAGTACACTCAGAATACAGCAGGCTTTTTTAAGTGGCTGACAAACTCTTAACATGTGATATATAAAAAAGCAGCACACATTAGAAACCtgctttctggggcgcctgggtgactcaatcgcttctgattctatgtctccctctctctttctgccgttcccccactcacactctgtctcactctctcaaaaataaacattaaaaaagttaaaaaaaaaaaaaccaacctgcTTTCTTTAAATAAGAGTAAGCCTTTACAAAGCAAGTGAATTTCTTACAAGTTAACCATAGATCTTAGCTGCCTCTCCCAAAAATACACGTTCACATTGCATTTTAGAGAAAGCTCATGGGCAGTACTAATTAACTGCATCTCTCTTAATAAACCAGGCCaaggagtgcctgtgtggctcagtaggttaagcgtctccaacttcagctcaggtcatgatctagcagtttgtgagtttgagccccgtgtcaggctctgtgctgacagctcagagcctggagcctgcatcagattcagTGTCCCCCTcgctctgcgccc
The Lynx canadensis isolate LIC74 chromosome B4, mLynCan4.pri.v2, whole genome shotgun sequence DNA segment above includes these coding regions:
- the LLPH gene encoding protein LLP homolog, producing MAKSLRSKWKRKMRAEKRKKNAPKELSRLKSILKIDSDVLMKDVQEIATVVVPTKHCPEKTECVVQDEKDDMKMETDIKRNKKSLLDQHGQYPIWMNQRQRKRLKAKREKGKGKSKAKAVKAAKGLAW